One segment of Desulfosoma sp. DNA contains the following:
- a CDS encoding sodium ion-translocating decarboxylase subunit beta yields MSLGFLDLWAQMGLLAVTPGMVFMWVVSGILFYLAIAKQFEPLLLLPIGFGILVANLPLTGLMEPGEGLLWRFYHYGLQWEIIPPVIFLGLGAMTDFGPMLARPSLIFLGAGAQVGVYVTFFLARLMGMSLPEAATTGIIGGADGPTTIYLATRLAPHMLGSCAVAAYSYMAMVPIIQPPVMKLLTTPAERAIVMKKSRKVPKLERILFPIVATLVTILVVPASAPLMVMFMLGNLFRESGVVERLAGAAQNELMNIVTIFLGLSVGATMNAATFLQPKVIFIFVLGLVAFAVSTASGVLFAKFMNLFLKDKINPLIGAAGVSAVPMAARVVHQVGSEANKKNYLLMFAMGPNIAGVIGTILAAGVFLAMLQ; encoded by the coding sequence GTGAGCTTAGGCTTTCTGGATCTGTGGGCTCAGATGGGCCTTTTGGCCGTCACCCCCGGTATGGTCTTTATGTGGGTGGTATCCGGGATTCTCTTTTATCTGGCCATTGCCAAGCAATTTGAACCACTGTTGTTGTTGCCCATCGGATTCGGCATTCTTGTGGCCAATCTGCCTCTGACGGGCTTGATGGAACCCGGTGAAGGGCTTCTGTGGCGTTTCTATCATTACGGCCTGCAGTGGGAAATTATTCCTCCGGTCATTTTCTTGGGCTTGGGGGCCATGACCGATTTCGGGCCCATGTTGGCGCGACCCTCTCTGATCTTTTTAGGAGCAGGCGCCCAAGTGGGTGTCTATGTCACTTTTTTCCTCGCCAGGCTTATGGGCATGTCGCTGCCGGAAGCGGCCACCACGGGAATCATCGGAGGCGCCGACGGTCCCACCACCATTTATCTCGCCACAAGGCTCGCCCCGCATATGCTAGGAAGCTGTGCCGTAGCCGCCTATTCCTACATGGCCATGGTGCCTATCATTCAACCTCCGGTGATGAAGCTTCTCACCACGCCCGCTGAACGGGCCATTGTCATGAAGAAATCCCGTAAGGTCCCTAAGCTGGAGCGCATCCTTTTTCCCATTGTGGCCACACTGGTGACCATTCTGGTGGTACCCGCATCGGCTCCCCTGATGGTCATGTTCATGCTTGGAAATCTCTTTCGCGAATCCGGTGTTGTGGAACGTCTGGCCGGGGCCGCTCAAAATGAGCTCATGAATATTGTCACCATCTTCCTCGGCTTATCCGTTGGAGCCACCATGAACGCCGCCACTTTTTTACAGCCTAAGGTCATCTTCATTTTTGTGCTCGGTTTGGTGGCCTTTGCCGTGAGCACAGCTTCAGGGGTGCTTTTCGCCAAGTTCATGAACTTGTTTCTCAAGGACAAAATCAACCCTCTTATCGGCGCCGCAGGAGTGTCCGCCGTGCCCATGGCCGCTCGAGTGGTGCATCAAGTAGGTAGTGAAGCCAACAAGAAAAACTATTTGCTCATGTTTGCCATGGGCCCGAACATTGCCGGCGTTATCGGGACCATTTTGGCGGCGGGAGTGTTCCTTGCGATGTTGCAATGA
- a CDS encoding biotin/lipoyl-containing protein: MAEDVLAPMVGKILKIKVKPGDTVQEDDEVLVMESMKLETSVHAPCSGVVKEIKVSEGDRVEEDDVLMVIE; encoded by the coding sequence ATGGCTGAAGACGTTCTGGCCCCTATGGTGGGGAAAATTTTGAAAATCAAGGTGAAGCCCGGCGATACGGTGCAGGAAGACGACGAGGTGCTGGTGATGGAATCCATGAAATTGGAAACTTCCGTGCATGCACCCTGCAGCGGTGTCGTCAAGGAGATCAAAGTTTCCGAAGGCGACCGCGTTGAAGAAGACGATGTTTTGATGGTCATCGAATAA
- the acd gene encoding glutaryl-CoA dehydrogenase Acd yields MQFELTEEQRMVQEQARRFAEKEILPTVEEEERGHVFNRERLKKMGELGFFGCCIPEEYGGNGMGFVESVLMTEQIAKVSPSWRVPFNMQNIGPAITVNQFGTEEQKRTYIPGWVSGEKIGFFAITEPNAGSDVAGMRTTAKDMGDHWELNGQKMWISNAPVADVGLVYAYTDKEKKYKGMTCFIVDVANNPNIERRAIETKLGLHCSPTGELIFDGAKIPKDAVLGQVGEGFKICMWMLNNTRLSCAAGALGVSGACLELAVKYANERTQFGNPISTYQMIQAQIAEMAAEHEAAKWLVYHAAYLKDQGKPNQLQTSIAKYFASESAVRAANEAMKIFGSYGFSTEYPIERYYRDVKSYQIVEGTSNVQKMIIAGITCGHQPNR; encoded by the coding sequence ATGCAGTTTGAACTCACCGAAGAACAGCGCATGGTGCAGGAACAGGCGCGCCGTTTTGCCGAAAAAGAGATCCTTCCGACGGTGGAGGAAGAAGAGCGGGGCCATGTGTTTAACCGAGAACGGTTAAAAAAGATGGGGGAATTGGGCTTTTTCGGGTGCTGCATTCCTGAGGAATACGGGGGAAACGGCATGGGCTTCGTGGAATCGGTGCTCATGACCGAGCAGATCGCCAAAGTGTCCCCTTCTTGGCGTGTGCCTTTCAACATGCAGAACATCGGTCCCGCCATCACCGTGAATCAATTCGGCACGGAAGAGCAAAAGAGGACCTACATTCCCGGTTGGGTTTCCGGAGAAAAGATCGGCTTCTTTGCCATCACCGAACCCAATGCCGGTTCCGATGTGGCGGGGATGCGCACCACGGCCAAGGACATGGGGGACCATTGGGAACTCAACGGCCAAAAGATGTGGATCAGCAACGCTCCCGTAGCCGATGTGGGTCTGGTTTACGCTTACACGGACAAGGAAAAGAAATACAAGGGAATGACCTGCTTTATTGTGGATGTGGCCAACAATCCCAACATTGAGCGGCGTGCCATTGAAACGAAGCTGGGTCTTCATTGTTCCCCTACGGGAGAACTTATTTTTGACGGAGCGAAGATTCCCAAGGACGCTGTGTTGGGTCAGGTGGGGGAAGGGTTCAAGATCTGTATGTGGATGCTCAATAACACGCGCTTGAGCTGTGCCGCCGGTGCCTTGGGGGTTTCCGGAGCGTGTTTGGAGCTGGCCGTCAAATACGCCAATGAACGCACCCAGTTCGGCAACCCCATTTCCACTTACCAGATGATTCAGGCTCAGATCGCCGAAATGGCCGCGGAACATGAAGCCGCCAAATGGCTTGTCTACCATGCGGCCTATCTTAAGGATCAAGGCAAGCCCAACCAGCTGCAAACGTCCATTGCCAAGTATTTCGCTTCGGAAAGCGCGGTGCGCGCGGCCAACGAAGCCATGAAGATCTTTGGATCCTATGGATTTTCCACGGAATACCCCATTGAACGCTACTATCGGGATGTCAAGTCCTATCA